Proteins encoded in a region of the Podospora pseudopauciseta strain CBS 411.78 chromosome 6, whole genome shotgun sequence genome:
- a CDS encoding hypothetical protein (COG:S; EggNog:ENOG503PC5Q), translating to MSTTPKRIIIAGGVAGGMSCATRLRRLSEHTPITVLERGPYISYANCGIPYALSGVIPTDDALHVQTPEKIASWFNVDVKINTELVSIDRQNKTVLVNDRISGQKDIMPYDKLVLALGAEPITPKGIEGGDGNQVFHLTTLGDLDSIKEHIKTHSVKTVAVIGGAFIGLEAAENLRLLGLEVTIIERLSHIFPPADADMVYPLEKELNAHGVNLITNATVTKILPQEVELAPSGQQIPAELVIMAAGVRARLSIPQAAGLKTGKTGLTVNEHMQTSDPNIYAVGDMVETPNLLLLGLDHPDKNKMLALAGPANRQGRLAADHICGKETKYRGNIGTWVCKVFGKAVGMTGLSAHQLDEISGSNHDWVTVHPVNHAGYYPGSCRLTVKIHFDLKNGKLLGGQVTGPENAGVDKQTDVLAVALTAGMTVEDLEHLELAYAPPFGSAKDAVNMAGFVAGNVLRGDVEIVHAADFAFETSKGRRKSLEDYFLLDVRSPKEFASGHIDGAVNIPLGDLRKRLDEVPKDKPIISYCQVGYRGYLGYRILKQDGYNAVNLDGGYRAVFEGGFDDGLKPVVKRWAPN from the exons ATGTCTACCACCCCGAAAAGAATCATCATCGCCGGCGGCGTAGCAGGCGGCATGTCTTGCGCAACGCGCCTCCGCC GCCTCTCCGAACACACACCCATCACCGTCCTCGAACGCGGGCCTTACATCTCCTACGCCAACTGCGGCATCCCCTACGCCCTCTCTGGCGTCATCCCCACAGACGACGCACTCCACGTTCAAACTCCCGAGAAAATCGCCTCGTGGTTCAACGTCGACGTCAAAATCAACACCGAACTTGTCTCCATCGAccgacaaaacaaaacagtCCTTGTCAATGATCGAATCAGTGGACAGAAGGACATCATGCCCTACGATAAACTCGTCCTAGCCCTCGGAGCAGAGCCGATCACACCAAAAGGCATCGAAGGCGGGGATGGAAACCAGGTAttccacctcaccaccttggGCGATCTTGACTCCATCAAAGAACACATCAAAACCCACAGCGTGAAAACCGTCGCCGTAATAGGCGGCGCCTTCATCGGCCTCGAAGCCGCCGAAAACCTCCGTCTCCTAGGCCTAGAAGTGACCATCATCGAACGCCTATCCCACATCTTCCCCCCCGCAGACGCAGACATGGTCTACCCCCTAGAAAAAGAACTCAACGCCCACGGCGTaaacctcatcaccaacgccaCAGTCACCAAAATCCTCCCCCAAGAGGTCGAGCTCGCCCCCTCTGGCCAACAAATCCCCGCCGAGCTCGTCATCATGGCAGCCGGCGTCCGCGCCCgcctctccatcccccaaGCCGCCGGTCTCAAAACCGGCAAAACAGGCCTCACAGTAAACGAGCACATGCAGACCTCGGACCCAAACATCTACGCGGTAGGCGACATGGTCGAaaccccaaacctcctcctcctcggcctcgaccaCCCAGACAAGAACAAAATGCTCGCCCTCGCCGGACCGGCAAACCGACAGGGTCGTCTAGCAGCCGATCACATCTGCGGGAAGGAGACGAAATACCGGGGCAACATCGGCACATGGGTCTGCAAGGTCTTTGGAAAAGCAGTCGGCATGACAGGGCTAAGCGCCCACCAGCTTGACGAGATTAGTGGTAGCAACCACGACTGGGTCACCGTCCACCCGGTCAACCACGCCGGTTACTATCCCGGCTCGTGCCGACTTACGGTCAAGATCCACTTTGATCTCAAAAACGGAAAGCTGCTTGGGGGCCAGGTCACCGGGCCGGAGAACGCAGGCGTGGACAAGCAGACTGATGTTTTGGCCGTGGCGCTGACGGCGGGGATGACGGTGGAAGATCTGGAGCATCTGGAGCTGGCGTATGCGCCTCCTTTTGGGAGCGCAAAGGACGCGGTGAATATGGCTGGGTTCGTGGCTGGGAATGTGCtgaggggggatgtggagATTGTCCACGCTGCCGACTTTGCGTTTGAGACGtcaaaggggaggaggaagagcttgGAGGATTACTTTTTGTTGGATGTCCGGTCGCCCAAGGAGTTTGCGAGTGGACATATTGATGGGGCTGTCAACATTCCCTTGGGTGAtttgaggaagaggttggacgAGGTGCCCAAGGACAAGCCCATCATCAGTTATTGCCAGGTTGGATACCGGGGCTATTTGGGGTACAGGATATTGAAGCAGGACGGGTATAATGCGGTGAATCTGGATGGTGGCTATCGTGCTGTGTTTGAAGGAGGTTTCGATGATGGGTTGAAGCCTGTGGTCAAAAGATGGGCACCGAACTGA